AGCCTTGACAGAAGAACACCTTATGAAGTTTACTGGGGTTACCCACCCCAACAGAGAGCAGCGGCATGAACAAGCAGCTTGCACTTAAAAGTCGCGTTCAACTGTCCTAATTCGCTAGACCATTGCTCCCTTCATGCAGGAATTTCATAAAGACCAGGTTTTCCAGAAGCTTACCTAGGTCTTCTGCGAATCGGAAGGAGACAGCGTTCCGGATACCAGTGTCGATGCAGTATACTTTCCGGGGATTTTTTTCATGATCCTTCAGTGAATAAGAAAAACGCCTGACGAAAAAGAAAAGAAAGGCCTGATTCAAATACTCCGACCATCGCTCGACGGTATCCACCGGAATGTTAAAAAGTTTTTGACACTGTTGTAGGATATGAGCGACGCTGAATTGGTCATATAATATTTGTAAAGCGTCCGTAGATTATCCACCTTTGCAATACTGTAACGCTCAACAATATCGCGGACCAGAATATCTCCGGCATAACCGAGAAGAATCTCCTGTTTGTTCAATCCCAGGACGACAGCGGGAAATCCACCCCATTGCATAAACTCCCTAATTTTGCCACGGATCTCGTCTTGGCGGCTGATCATGTCGAGACGGTCGCCATAGGTCATTCCATTAAAAGACAGAAATTCGGTGAAATTGAGAGGATAGATCGCAACATCGAGATGACGGCCCGTCAATAAAGTTCCCAACTCACGGCTCAGCAGTTTCGACGAAGAGCCTGTGATAAATATCTGTCGCCCGCCTTTATCGATCATCTGGCGAACAAACCGCTCCCATGCAATCACATTCTGAACCTCGTCCAGAAAGATATAGGTTTTCCCTTCCGGTTTAAGGAATGTCAAATAGGCGTTCAACACACGGTTCATGAATTCCGGGGTGAGTTCGCCAAAGAAACGGGGATCTTCAAAGTTGATGTAAAGCGTGTTCTTTCGAGGAACACCTTGAGCGATCAGACGCCGGATCAACTGGTTCATGATCGTTGATTTTCCACTCCGCCTTGGACCAACAAGGGTGACCGCCAGTCCGTCCTGAGCGAGACGAAAAATCCTCTCCAGGTATGGTCCACGTTCAACGCCGCAGAAGCGATCCTCCTGCCAGAAATTAACATCCAAAAGGATTTCGATGATTTTATCTTGTGAGAGATTCAGCATTGTAACTACTATATCGGTTATTATTACTACGTTTTAACAGATATACCATTTATATCCGATCCCCTGCAAATTGTATTAAAATCGGGAAATTTCTGATACAATAACACTAATTATTACATTTGAAGTGAGTCTCTGGGGGCGGATTTGCCCATACAAAGTGAATATCTAGCCTTACTAGCCGTCCTTGGTTTTATCCTGACCTACTGTTTAATACCTGTCACCAAGAAGCTGGCTTTTGCGCATGGTTTTGTGTCTTACCCCGGGGTTAGAAAGATCCATACGGGGCCAATTCCGGCGCTAGGCGGCTTAGCTATCTTTGCGCCTCAAGTCCTTCTGTTCGTCCTTTTTGGCTATCTTGTAACTTCCGGATCAATCTGGGTCACTAGAACGGAGACTGCAAAGTTCGTGTCTTTGTTTATAGGCTCAGTCTGGATATTGAGCCTGGGGATTATCGACGACCGGGTAAATCTTGGCTGGAGAAAAAAACTTCTCGGTCAGATTCTGGGTATAGGAATCGTGTTGCTGGGGGGACATACGATTGGTTCGGTGGACATTCCATTTTACGGTCCTTTAGATTTCGGACCTCTTGGGTATCCACTACTCGGATTTATCGTGCTTCTCATAACCAACGCCGTAAATTTGATCGATGGAATGGACGGATTGGCGGGTGGGGTCTGTTTCTTTGCAGCGATCACGTGCGGGGTGTTCGCTATTTTTAGAAGCGATTTCCTGATCGCGTCCATAGCGTTCACAATTTCGGGAAGCCTGTTGGCTTTTTTAAGATATAATTTTCCGCCTGCGTCAATTTTCATGGGCGATTCAGGCAGCCTTTCCTTGGGATTCATATTAAGCGTTCTGGCGACAAGTAACATCGTAAAGGCGCCAGGCCAGCGTTATGCGACTCTAACAACAATGTTAGC
The genomic region above belongs to Desulfomonilaceae bacterium and contains:
- a CDS encoding ATP-binding protein; this translates as MLNLSQDKIIEILLDVNFWQEDRFCGVERGPYLERIFRLAQDGLAVTLVGPRRSGKSTIMNQLIRRLIAQGVPRKNTLYINFEDPRFFGELTPEFMNRVLNAYLTFLKPEGKTYIFLDEVQNVIAWERFVRQMIDKGGRQIFITGSSSKLLSRELGTLLTGRHLDVAIYPLNFTEFLSFNGMTYGDRLDMISRQDEIRGKIREFMQWGGFPAVVLGLNKQEILLGYAGDILVRDIVERYSIAKVDNLRTLYKYYMTNSASLISYNSVKNFLTFRWIPSSDGRSI
- a CDS encoding MraY family glycosyltransferase, whose amino-acid sequence is MPIQSEYLALLAVLGFILTYCLIPVTKKLAFAHGFVSYPGVRKIHTGPIPALGGLAIFAPQVLLFVLFGYLVTSGSIWVTRTETAKFVSLFIGSVWILSLGIIDDRVNLGWRKKLLGQILGIGIVLLGGHTIGSVDIPFYGPLDFGPLGYPLLGFIVLLITNAVNLIDGMDGLAGGVCFFAAITCGVFAIFRSDFLIASIAFTISGSLLAFLRYNFPPASIFMGDSGSLSLGFILSVLATSNIVKAPGQRYATLTTMLALLLPFAIALIDVFLAIARRWISGRKIFLPDSDHIHHRFMEMFKRPRLVVGIFYVFSALFCLLTLLITITPESRLTSIIGAVTVLALIATMAIVLKLYRIDRLTSVLKNRHDFQFLSTFNSYMELRVERAKCVDELIFLLESGVRDLDFDAVEVNSNGSKRCVWNKNQKVHLDTPRLNECRVFKDCDVTIMWTVPTHDDRTYQKYLELVWHRFLNQLECKNALLIREKTINHVE